Below is a genomic region from Cloeon dipterum chromosome 2, ieCloDipt1.1, whole genome shotgun sequence.
taacgttttttttttgctcaattttagCCGGACCGGTGCGTGAAGAGATTTTGAAAGAACTGCTGAGGCCGAGGAAAATTGACCGTGGAGAAAGGAAcaggaaatttgcaaatacaATGAAAGCTATTCCCTATTTGCTCAGCTCCTGGACCATAGAACTCAAACTGAACTTCCTCTACTACCTTTGCCCGATGGAGATTCGCCAGAACCTCACACCAAGGGTACATTAAATAGCCttattattgtgatttttttaaattacattttacgctatttataaaattttagatccTCTCCATGATCGCTAAAGGAGCGCCTAACATCGGAAAACTGATCGACCGAGGCTCAACGACAGTTTTCACCAAACAAATACGGAAGAGTTTGTGCAGAATGGACAAATTGACCTGTCTGGAGCTGAACAATATGGCCCTTCAATGGAGGGACTTGGTGAATATTTGCAAAGCTCTGCCAACACTCGAGAAAATGGGCTTTTTATGCTTCGACCGCTCTATTCGCCCTGAGGAGATGGAAAAAGACCTAGACGCCGTGGTTCGATTGAGGGAATTGTATTGCAGGCAAATGAGCTTCTTCGAGCtggatttgtttgaaaagcttCTGCCCAACCTTGACGTGATCGTCGAAGGACCGACAGCGACAGTGGAGAGAGTCCCTCTCATTTCTCATGACGGCGACACGCAAGTTATTGCACACCTGCGTGGATTTTTGAGCAGACGTTTAAACGACCCTTCCGGAAGTCAGATCTCgaggaaatttccaaatattaaattctttgcggtaattacaattattttaaaagagtgaACAGAGGCAGGACAGTAGATTGCACCACCGGTAATTGCGATTATTAGGAAATTCAGCATCctttagtgttcaaagccgccaacagatggtaCCCCAGTATAATTtcgttacaaatttaattttaaggcattttcgccgcgatttcagactcaatcttgccactgtgcattatacacttaatattaaattcttttgacgtgctgaaaaccaattCAGCTTAGAAAATTGCCGTGGAATcgcgaaaaacaatttattttttaaataaaatttttttcgacCGTTCTACCGCgcatggctggactgattttggttttcagcaagtcTAGAGAAATTAATCtagaagcagaatgcacaacagcaggattgagtctgaaatcgccaAGGAagggctttaaaattaaatttattacgaaagtatacggttgcgccatctgttggtggctttgaacactaattGCTTACACAACTGGTGTAtgccgctgtgatttcagatttaatcATGGCACGATGCACtctttactttaaattaattcttttgatgagctgaaatttaaattttgtccagCTGATCGccgtagaaaatatttattctaataaattgtgttttacgGTCATATGGGGAttggccaaatttatttttgttttttaaatgcacagcagcaggaatgAGCTCTAAATCGCAGAGGAAGTGCCTGATGAATCATAAatatacagtggcgccatctgctaACTTTCAACCGAATTATAGATAAGGGATGTTATGTCCTTCAATCAGGTTTATGGTATCAAAAAATGCTAGATTTTTTGGctgatttttagatttgcaTGAAACCGAAATGTTTGGTGTCAAAACAGCTgaaaaagggggcgtaaccgaggaAATACAATGTAGCGGCGCACCACGCCCCCTACGAGCGGCGAGCAGTGTACTCTTGCCTGCCATATTGTATTacctcggttacgcccccttctTCGGCAGCCGATTTGTCTGTAAAACATACAAGTTTCACGCccataaaaaaaatcagccttgtttttaaatgactAATAACCCGGCGGTTCCAAAAGTCGAAGGAAAAATCCCTATGGTTGAGTAAGGCTCTGTCGGAAAGCGATCCCTTTTCGACCACACATCTTATCTTCTCATTCACCTTGAGGAGAgggtagtttttatttaaagtatttttaaaaaacttaaagcaattctgaaaattttcaggtggACTGCCATGATGCCAAATACGAAGAAAGCCTAAATTATTCTATGCCGGATTTTCCCAAACTCACGGATTTGGCTATGTACGGCGTGGAGTTTGCGGAAATCGTGGACTGCGCCTTGCAGAAGTACGGCAAAACCTTGCAGTCGCTCCGCGTGATCGGAGTTAAGATGCCGAATCTGAGCTTTCAACGAATCTTCAAGTCCTGCCCGAAACTGGAAGGTCTTTACTTGGAGAAGGTCGGCGTGACCGACAATTCTGAACCAATAAACTTCAACAAACTCAGGGTGCTAAATCTGGTGAAAGTCAGGTGAGTatatatttccttttaaaaataatatatccttactaaaataaatttaattgaacagCTCTCCAGGCCCCTCCAAAATATTGACGGCGCCAAACCTGAAGACCATTGAGCTCAAGGTCACGGGCTTGGACATGAGGAATTTGAGCCAAGTGCTGCCTCCTAGAAACCAGAACAACCTGAAGTCTTTCTACCTCACCCTGAGAACGAGTGATATTATTAGTGAAATTTCAGAGGACGATTTCATTCGAATAGCcagctttttgaaacatttagcCGCCGTCTCTCCGAGGCTGactttcttgaattttaacatAGGCTGCACCAGCCATAATTACTACACTTACCCCTCAGTAGTGCAACATGTCAATGAACAATATTCATTCTACAAAGAAAAGGGATTTAATCTTGATTGGCTAATTGATTTAGATTTAGTCCGCATTTTGGAGGCAATCGGCAACGCgcgattttaattgatttgtaaTGCCTAGTATTTTTCCAGTCCATTATtatgattttgtaaattttgtatattttgaaaatttgtataaataaaatctggacttaattttgctgatttttttaccctGAAACACCTGCGCAAAGGTAGactgtgattttattttttattcaatgcaCAAACAGACTGTaaatgtctaaaattaaatctcaggGCCAAATAACAGTTTTATAAGAGTTTTTTTAGTCCTTATTTTTTCGCCTTAATTCGCGGCCTATCGAATTCCCTCTTgccgatttaatttccagcagagaAACCACTTGATTAGAAAGCAAACTTTGGAATCGATTTTCtcatattgaaatttcaatatctTTAGAACATTTTTGCAGCACGGAGTTCCACTTTAATCTAGCATAACGCCTTCTGGAGGTAAAACTGGAAATTCAAgcccaaattttaatttaaaaaaagaacaacGATCTACGTGCAACAGTGCActtcaacaatttgaattgCGCATTTTCAACCTCATGGCTGCTACCCTGACCCTGAGATTCACCAGCGCCACCAAGCAGGTGTCTTGGAAACTAACCATTCAGTCAGAAAGGTCATTTAttgcaataatattaaattgcacCTTCGAGAAATcgaacatttttataattcataatttagaTCACATAGagacgaaatttaaatttcaaaattaaattcttccaTCATTTTATGTAcgagttaaaaattcattaggGAAATTTCGTTTGGAACATTAGGACTGCAAAGATTGTAAAGCGAGGATGCAGGTGCTGcaatgtattattattttgggtGCTTACAATTAGATGGATAGTTAAAATCCTGGCccgcatgaaattaaaaaagcgaggacatatgtatttattgcgaaaaaatgcataaaaaatcatGGTGCATACCTCCACCTCCTGGTTCAGTCATAATTCCGTCCTGAGTCGAAATTCGGTCTAGATTCCGTGATTTGAGGCCACAACAAAGGCTGACTTCCTCAAATCCTGCTCAAATCTAATCGCTGAACtcaattaataacaaaaacaataacaaacgC
It encodes:
- the LOC135937007 gene encoding uncharacterized protein LOC135937007, with translation MPDFPKLTDLAMYGVEFAEIVDCALQKYGKTLQSLRVIGVKMPNLSFQRIFKSCPKLEGLYLEKVGVTDNSEPINFNKLRVLNLVKVSSPGPSKILTAPNLKTIELKVTGLDMRNLSQVLPPRNQNNLKSFYLTLRTSDIISEISEDDFIRIASFLKHLAAVSPRLTFLNFNIGCTSHNYYTYPSVVQHVNEQYSFYKEKGFNLDWLIDLDLVRILEAIGNARF